The following are encoded together in the Echinicola jeungdonensis genome:
- a CDS encoding ATP-binding protein, which translates to MDQLLHFLKVAIKARLDFELGKTQQLEQPKMDIHIPKQEALGQFIREYQIKNQDLLLLVLAWVPYIHPGFIHKIIHEYFPNGGEFPEFGGIKMKNHRGIIPTGETALYILAGNDPKTRKKYLPIFQNSILFQKEVLFLDQTQNGEPFWAGALLMESEYAEWFSTEKVSKPKLSTNFPAQLIETQLDWKDLVLNSKTLIHIQEIEEWLKFEKVLMEDWDMKKRIKPGYRVMFYGPPGTGKTLTACLLGKYTQKDVYRIDLSLLTSKYIGETEKNLSSLFDKAAHKNWILFFDEADAIFGKRTNVRDAHDKYANQEVSYLLQRIENHPGLVILASNFKSNIDTAFTRRFQSIIEFPMPVASERLTLWESNIPPKAGLEKGLDLNTLAKKYELSGANIVNIIQFASLKALSKNKQELESEDLLAGIKKELAKEGKMVN; encoded by the coding sequence ATGGACCAACTATTACATTTTTTAAAAGTTGCCATTAAAGCCCGGTTGGATTTTGAATTAGGCAAAACACAACAGCTTGAACAGCCCAAAATGGATATCCATATTCCAAAGCAAGAGGCATTGGGTCAATTTATCAGGGAATATCAAATCAAAAACCAAGACCTCCTATTATTGGTCTTGGCCTGGGTTCCATACATCCATCCCGGTTTTATCCATAAAATCATTCATGAATATTTTCCCAATGGAGGTGAATTTCCAGAATTTGGAGGGATAAAAATGAAAAATCACCGGGGTATTATCCCAACCGGTGAAACAGCCCTTTATATCCTCGCCGGTAATGATCCAAAAACCAGGAAAAAATACTTGCCAATTTTTCAAAATTCCATTCTATTTCAAAAAGAGGTTCTTTTTTTGGACCAAACCCAAAATGGAGAACCTTTCTGGGCAGGGGCTTTATTGATGGAATCAGAATATGCAGAATGGTTTTCCACCGAAAAAGTCAGTAAACCTAAATTGAGCACTAATTTCCCTGCTCAATTGATTGAAACGCAATTAGACTGGAAAGACCTTGTCCTAAACTCCAAGACCTTGATTCACATTCAAGAAATTGAGGAATGGTTAAAATTCGAAAAAGTATTGATGGAGGACTGGGACATGAAAAAGCGGATCAAGCCTGGTTATAGAGTTATGTTTTATGGTCCTCCTGGTACTGGAAAAACTTTAACCGCCTGTTTGCTGGGCAAATACACCCAAAAAGATGTCTATAGAATTGATCTTTCACTTTTAACTTCCAAATACATTGGAGAAACGGAAAAGAACCTTTCTTCTCTTTTTGATAAAGCTGCCCATAAGAATTGGATCTTATTTTTTGATGAGGCTGATGCCATTTTTGGAAAAAGGACCAATGTGAGGGATGCCCATGACAAATATGCCAATCAGGAAGTTTCCTACTTGTTACAGCGAATCGAAAACCATCCTGGATTGGTAATTCTTGCCTCTAATTTTAAAAGCAACATTGACACAGCTTTCACCAGGAGATTTCAAAGCATTATCGAATTCCCCATGCCGGTGGCTTCAGAAAGATTAACCTTATGGGAAAGCAATATACCCCCAAAAGCAGGACTGGAGAAAGGTTTGGACCTTAACACATTGGCCAAAAAATATGAATTATCAGGAGCCAATATTGTAAACATCATCCAATTTGCCAGCTTAAAGGCACTTTCAAAAAATAAACAGGAACTTGAGTCAGAAGACCTTCTTGCAGGAATTAAAAAAGAATTGGCCAAAGAAGGGAAAATGGTTAATTAA
- a CDS encoding OsmC family peroxiredoxin produces the protein MKFNRRASANWKGGGKDGKGTLTTQSKVLDKAKYSANSRFEDEKGTNPEELVGAAHAGCFSMKLAFVINEMGHDPQNIDTDAKVTFEDGEVKAIHLDLKAKVEGMNDDEFQKAAKEAKETCPISMLLKKTAEITMDAKLV, from the coding sequence ATGAAATTTAACAGAAGAGCATCCGCAAATTGGAAAGGTGGTGGAAAAGATGGTAAAGGTACCCTCACCACTCAAAGTAAAGTTTTAGACAAGGCAAAATATTCGGCCAATTCCCGGTTTGAAGATGAAAAAGGAACTAATCCTGAAGAGTTGGTTGGAGCTGCCCATGCAGGATGTTTTAGTATGAAGCTGGCCTTTGTAATCAATGAAATGGGACACGATCCGCAAAATATTGATACCGATGCCAAAGTGACTTTTGAAGATGGAGAAGTAAAGGCCATTCATTTGGACCTAAAAGCCAAAGTGGAGGGCATGAACGATGATGAATTCCAAAAGGCCGCCAAGGAAGCCAAGGAAACCTGTCCAATTTCCATGTTGCTAAAAAAAACGGCTGAAATTACCATGGATGCCAAATTGGTTTAA
- a CDS encoding N-acetylmuramidase family protein — translation MKLLKFRSRGPEVHFLEELLTDLGYDVFVSNYFAWDTHLAVKQFQKENDLVIDGLVGVKTWSKLLGKNRQVFDQNSKLLSERDLEDFAKNYDLELAVVKAVNEVESNGRGFLADGRAKILFEGHIFWRELKKRGQNPQEFVSEQSKDILYPRWTKTHYQGGAGEYTRLNKATLLSKDPVFKEAAYRSASWGSFQIMGFNADSLGFKSIDDFVNKMQKHEREHLNAFGKFLEVNHLIGHLKSKNWAKFAKGYNGPAYAQNKYDTKLKKAYEKYS, via the coding sequence ATGAAATTGTTAAAATTTAGATCCAGGGGTCCTGAAGTTCATTTTTTGGAGGAATTACTCACTGATTTGGGATATGATGTATTTGTCTCCAATTATTTTGCTTGGGATACCCACCTTGCTGTAAAGCAATTTCAAAAAGAAAATGACCTGGTCATTGATGGCTTAGTGGGAGTAAAAACCTGGAGCAAACTTCTCGGAAAAAACCGTCAGGTATTTGACCAAAATTCAAAATTACTTTCCGAACGTGATTTAGAGGATTTTGCAAAAAATTATGACCTGGAACTGGCTGTAGTAAAAGCAGTAAATGAGGTGGAGAGCAATGGTAGGGGATTCTTGGCCGATGGCCGGGCAAAAATTTTGTTTGAGGGTCATATTTTTTGGCGGGAGCTTAAAAAAAGGGGACAAAACCCTCAGGAATTTGTTAGTGAACAATCCAAGGATATTCTTTACCCCCGATGGACCAAAACCCATTATCAAGGAGGGGCAGGGGAATACACCCGTTTGAATAAGGCCACCCTACTATCCAAAGATCCAGTTTTTAAAGAGGCCGCCTACCGTTCTGCATCCTGGGGTAGTTTCCAGATCATGGGGTTCAATGCTGATAGTTTGGGTTTTAAATCTATAGATGACTTTGTCAATAAAATGCAAAAACATGAAAGAGAGCATTTAAATGCTTTTGGAAAATTTTTAGAAGTAAACCATTTGATTGGCCATCTTAAATCCAAAAATTGGGCAAAATTTGCCAAGGGATACAATGGCCCAGCTTATGCCCAAAATAAGTACGACACCAAGCTTAAAAAAGCATACGAGAAATATTCATAA
- a CDS encoding group III truncated hemoglobin, translating into MAKHDIRNREDIEKLVHTFYGQIRQHPALGPIFNGIVTNWPEHLERLSDFWEMILFQTGPGKNKFNPLKAHKEVDMKIGQRLTQVHFGNWLELWFTTLDNLFYGRVADHAKEHARNMASILYLRIYESRDQ; encoded by the coding sequence ATGGCTAAGCATGATATCAGGAATAGAGAAGACATAGAAAAATTGGTTCATACCTTTTATGGTCAAATTAGGCAACATCCTGCCTTAGGGCCAATTTTTAATGGAATTGTTACCAATTGGCCAGAACACCTGGAACGCTTATCTGACTTTTGGGAGATGATCCTCTTCCAGACTGGGCCTGGAAAAAACAAATTCAATCCCCTCAAAGCCCACAAAGAGGTGGATATGAAAATAGGACAGCGGCTTACCCAGGTTCATTTTGGGAATTGGCTGGAACTATGGTTTACCACCCTGGACAATTTATTTTATGGCAGAGTTGCCGACCACGCCAAAGAACATGCCCGCAATATGGCCAGCATTTTGTATTTGCGGATTTATGAATCCCGCGACCAATAA
- a CDS encoding FkbM family methyltransferase — protein sequence MKKIIKSQFKSFWKSFRFKLSASDNPLFIGFYKYFYQPKKGSLSDFLSQYSNSKKGDFFVVQIGANDGITHDPIHKFIKRDRWSGVLMEPQPTVYRESLSKIYQNHEGLHPLCAAIGEEDGSQKLYKIGFSEMRWATGLASFSLEKVQEHYKEGIVQKNCKKYGLNMPMDPSQQISFENVKVISPETLMESYSISKIDLLQIDAEGFDLEVIRIFDIEKTQPQAIIFENENLNKEDLQNCYELLEKNGYKTQKFGKDTLALKTPLGEFESFFKE from the coding sequence ATGAAAAAGATAATTAAATCCCAATTCAAAAGTTTTTGGAAATCATTTCGATTTAAACTGAGTGCCTCTGATAATCCCCTGTTTATTGGATTTTATAAATATTTTTACCAGCCCAAGAAAGGAAGTTTATCCGATTTTCTTTCTCAATATTCCAATTCAAAAAAAGGAGATTTTTTTGTTGTTCAGATTGGTGCCAATGATGGCATTACCCATGATCCTATCCATAAATTTATCAAAAGGGACAGGTGGTCTGGAGTATTGATGGAACCACAGCCTACAGTTTACCGGGAATCCTTAAGTAAAATTTATCAGAACCATGAAGGACTACATCCACTTTGTGCCGCTATTGGGGAAGAAGATGGCTCCCAGAAACTGTATAAGATAGGTTTTAGTGAAATGCGTTGGGCCACTGGCTTGGCTTCCTTTTCTCTTGAGAAAGTGCAGGAACATTATAAGGAAGGGATTGTTCAAAAAAACTGTAAAAAATATGGCCTTAATATGCCTATGGATCCCTCTCAGCAGATAAGCTTTGAAAATGTTAAAGTCATCAGTCCAGAGACTTTAATGGAATCCTATTCCATTTCCAAAATAGATTTGTTGCAAATTGATGCCGAGGGTTTTGACCTGGAAGTCATCAGGATATTTGATATTGAAAAAACGCAACCCCAGGCCATTATTTTCGAAAATGAAAACCTGAATAAAGAAGACCTCCAAAATTGTTATGAACTTCTTGAGAAAAATGGATATAAAACCCAAAAATTCGGAAAAGATACCCTGGCCCTGAAAACGCCTTTGGGTGAATTTGAGTCTTTTTTTAAAGAATGA
- a CDS encoding tetratricopeptide repeat protein, translated as MELNKAITLNNQGAKHFLEKEYEKAEQCYLEAFEINPKNVSVLNNLGLFYHQQKDYEKALSYFDLAISHEEKPNFRVNAGNSLVMLNKPDKAKEQYLKATKLDPRHIGAWVSLAKLCTHLGELEDAVLFWKKLMRYTAKEEYILELAKVYMLKKQFNVAVSLLYERIPNPNNPEIWFQIGRGEFLLKNHGMAEDALKKALAECPDQVEYRYYLAINYLSMGQIEGGLYHINMILKLQPDNYQILTEKGIILCGLHEYDNALKLFEKALSIQPEYDKAIHYKKLISNQTS; from the coding sequence ATGGAATTGAACAAAGCCATTACACTTAACAACCAAGGGGCTAAGCATTTTTTGGAAAAAGAGTATGAAAAAGCGGAACAATGTTATTTAGAGGCTTTTGAGATCAATCCAAAAAATGTATCTGTGCTCAATAACCTTGGTCTTTTTTATCATCAGCAAAAGGATTATGAAAAAGCCCTTTCTTATTTTGACCTCGCTATTTCCCATGAAGAGAAACCCAATTTCAGGGTAAATGCAGGAAATTCCCTGGTCATGTTGAATAAGCCTGATAAAGCCAAGGAACAATATTTAAAGGCTACCAAATTGGACCCTCGACATATAGGGGCTTGGGTAAGTTTGGCCAAACTTTGTACTCATTTGGGTGAGCTGGAGGATGCAGTCCTTTTTTGGAAAAAACTTATGAGATACACGGCCAAGGAGGAATATATATTGGAACTGGCCAAGGTTTATATGTTAAAGAAACAGTTCAATGTGGCAGTAAGCCTTCTTTATGAACGTATTCCTAACCCCAATAACCCAGAAATCTGGTTTCAAATTGGTCGGGGGGAATTTTTATTAAAAAACCATGGAATGGCTGAAGATGCCCTTAAAAAAGCGTTGGCAGAATGTCCTGACCAAGTGGAATATAGATATTATCTGGCCATCAATTACCTGTCGATGGGACAAATAGAAGGTGGTTTGTACCACATTAATATGATACTTAAACTTCAGCCTGATAATTATCAAATTTTAACCGAAAAAGGGATCATCCTATGTGGGCTCCATGAATACGATAATGCATTGAAGCTATTTGAAAAAGCACTTTCAATTCAACCTGAATATGATAAGGCCATCCATTATAAAAAGTTAATTAGCAACCAAACCTCATAA
- a CDS encoding SLC13 family permease, protein MSKNVPRIVFFLGPISFLAINFLWEPSGLESKALAVMALAIWMAVWWISEAIPISATALLPLLVLPLTGSLNMDQAAAPYADPMVLLYMGGFMIAVTIEKWHLHKRIALSIIAYIGTDMRFIVLGFMVATAFLSMWISNTATSLMMLPIGVAVVHQLGEGNSKQSISETSMGRALMLAIAYSASIGGVATIIGTPTNIVFAGIVKELYGVDISFAKWMLIGLPISICLLGLCWWYLVNRAYHFPKGQKYSGGHKEILRQLHELGKMTVPEKRVLLVFALVSFCWISRVFLLQGFLPFLNDTIIALGGVVLLFVLPANKTKARLLDWKTAENIPWGILILFGGGLSLAAGFKETGLASWLGSHFEALISIPFLLFLLVIVASVNFLTEITSNVATASMLLPILGSVAAALGIHPYGLMVGATLAASCAFMLPVATPPNAVVFGSGYLTIPAMAKAGFWMNILSIILITLFVYFLLPLVWGIDLNSSFE, encoded by the coding sequence ATGAGCAAAAACGTCCCCCGCATTGTTTTTTTCCTTGGGCCAATATCCTTTTTGGCCATTAATTTTTTATGGGAACCTTCAGGGTTGGAGTCAAAAGCCTTGGCTGTAATGGCTCTGGCAATTTGGATGGCAGTATGGTGGATTTCAGAAGCCATTCCTATTTCTGCAACTGCTTTATTGCCATTACTGGTTTTGCCTTTAACAGGTTCTCTCAACATGGATCAGGCGGCAGCACCCTATGCTGACCCAATGGTATTACTTTATATGGGTGGTTTTATGATTGCGGTGACCATAGAAAAATGGCACCTCCATAAGCGTATTGCCCTTTCTATCATTGCATATATCGGGACAGATATGCGATTTATTGTGTTGGGTTTTATGGTGGCCACTGCATTTTTGTCAATGTGGATTTCCAATACAGCTACCAGCTTGATGATGCTTCCTATTGGTGTGGCTGTAGTGCATCAGTTGGGGGAAGGAAATTCGAAACAATCTATTTCTGAAACCTCCATGGGAAGGGCCTTGATGTTGGCCATTGCCTATAGTGCTTCCATTGGAGGGGTGGCCACTATCATTGGAACTCCTACCAATATTGTTTTTGCCGGTATTGTTAAGGAATTATATGGGGTGGACATTAGCTTTGCCAAATGGATGTTGATAGGCTTGCCTATTTCTATATGTCTTTTGGGCTTATGCTGGTGGTATTTGGTCAATAGGGCTTATCATTTTCCCAAAGGTCAAAAATATTCTGGCGGCCATAAAGAAATCCTTCGCCAGCTCCATGAATTAGGAAAAATGACGGTACCTGAAAAAAGGGTGCTGTTGGTATTTGCTTTGGTTAGTTTTTGCTGGATTTCCAGGGTGTTTTTGCTTCAAGGGTTCCTCCCCTTTTTGAATGACACCATCATTGCCCTGGGGGGAGTTGTGTTGTTATTTGTGCTTCCAGCCAATAAAACAAAAGCCAGATTATTGGACTGGAAAACAGCAGAAAATATCCCTTGGGGTATTCTGATACTTTTTGGAGGTGGACTTTCTCTTGCGGCTGGATTTAAAGAAACTGGACTGGCTTCCTGGTTGGGTAGTCATTTTGAAGCACTTATATCCATTCCTTTTTTATTGTTTTTATTGGTGATTGTAGCATCTGTCAATTTTCTAACTGAAATCACCTCCAATGTGGCCACCGCCTCCATGCTTTTACCGATACTGGGCTCAGTAGCAGCAGCTTTGGGAATCCATCCTTATGGCTTGATGGTTGGAGCTACTCTAGCCGCCAGCTGTGCCTTTATGCTTCCTGTTGCCACCCCCCCTAATGCTGTGGTTTTCGGATCAGGTTATCTTACCATTCCAGCCATGGCCAAGGCCGGTTTTTGGATGAATATTCTTTCAATAATATTAATTACCCTGTTTGTGTATTTTTTATTGCCCTTGGTATGGGGAATTGATTTGAATAGTAGTTTCGAGTAG
- a CDS encoding NADP-dependent glyceraldehyde-3-phosphate dehydrogenase, with amino-acid sequence MTQLANGLLKFPKAQEVPEEFRLTEEIHQNEYLCNGQMKPWNGDVHEVYSPICIETEEGLKRQLIGAYPICTAKEAMEALDAAEAAYGNGRGEWPTLTVGARIKCIEKFVHEMMEKRDLVAKLIMWEIGKSYTDSLKEFDRTVQYINATVDALKDLDRQSSGFHLVDGIAAQVRRSPLGVVLCMGPFNYPLNETYTTLIPALIMGNTVLFKPPKHGSLLHYPLLEAFGKCFPKGVVNSVYGRGANIIPPLMESGRINVLTLIGSSKVADKLKKQHPKVNRLRAILGLDAKNAAIITANADLDQAVKESLAGALSFNGQRCTAIKIVFVHDSLKDQYLEKLSKAISELKIGMPWEKGVNITPLPEPDKPQYLKDCLDDAVKHGARIINENAGEINESFFYPAIVFPVNEKMKLYRDEQFGPIIPVISFSDIEEPIDYLIDSPHGQQVSLFSDDSHELARLIDPLVNQVSRVNINSQCQRGPDVFPFTGRKDSAEGTLSVSDALRSFSIRSLVATKLNDENKKLLNDIVSDEESNFLSTKFIF; translated from the coding sequence ATGACTCAATTAGCTAATGGTCTGTTAAAATTCCCAAAAGCACAGGAAGTCCCTGAGGAATTTAGATTGACCGAAGAAATCCATCAAAATGAATACCTCTGCAATGGACAGATGAAGCCATGGAATGGGGATGTTCATGAGGTATATTCCCCAATTTGTATTGAAACTGAAGAAGGGCTTAAACGCCAATTGATTGGTGCTTATCCCATTTGTACTGCCAAAGAGGCCATGGAAGCTTTGGATGCAGCTGAGGCGGCATATGGCAATGGAAGGGGAGAGTGGCCTACCTTGACTGTGGGGGCACGGATCAAGTGCATAGAGAAGTTTGTCCATGAAATGATGGAAAAAAGAGATTTGGTTGCCAAGTTGATCATGTGGGAAATTGGCAAATCCTATACTGATTCTCTAAAAGAATTTGACCGTACCGTCCAGTATATCAATGCTACTGTGGATGCTTTGAAGGATTTGGATAGACAATCTTCCGGTTTCCACCTTGTAGATGGAATTGCGGCCCAGGTGAGAAGGTCTCCGTTGGGTGTGGTACTTTGTATGGGCCCTTTCAATTATCCTTTGAATGAAACCTACACCACTTTGATCCCAGCTTTGATCATGGGAAATACGGTATTGTTCAAACCACCAAAGCATGGTTCATTGTTGCATTACCCGCTTTTGGAGGCTTTCGGAAAATGCTTCCCTAAAGGGGTGGTTAACTCCGTATATGGAAGGGGTGCCAATATTATCCCGCCTCTAATGGAATCCGGAAGAATCAATGTATTGACCTTGATCGGATCCAGTAAAGTGGCCGACAAGCTGAAAAAGCAACACCCAAAAGTGAACCGATTGAGGGCTATTTTGGGATTGGATGCCAAAAATGCCGCCATCATCACTGCTAATGCAGATTTGGATCAAGCAGTAAAGGAATCTTTGGCCGGAGCTCTTTCTTTCAATGGCCAACGTTGTACAGCCATCAAAATCGTATTCGTCCATGATAGCCTAAAAGACCAATATTTGGAAAAACTGAGTAAGGCTATCAGCGAATTGAAAATAGGGATGCCTTGGGAAAAAGGGGTTAATATCACTCCATTACCTGAACCTGACAAACCACAATATCTCAAAGATTGCCTGGATGATGCAGTGAAACACGGTGCCAGGATCATTAATGAAAATGCAGGGGAAATCAACGAATCTTTCTTCTACCCGGCCATCGTATTTCCGGTAAATGAGAAAATGAAGTTGTATAGGGATGAACAGTTTGGACCTATTATCCCTGTGATTTCTTTTAGCGATATTGAGGAACCTATTGATTATCTGATTGATTCCCCACACGGGCAACAGGTGAGCTTGTTCAGTGATGATAGCCATGAATTGGCTAGATTGATCGATCCATTGGTCAATCAGGTGAGTCGGGTAAATATCAATTCCCAGTGTCAAAGAGGGCCTGATGTGTTCCCATTCACCGGGAGGAAAGACAGTGCCGAGGGTACACTTTCTGTATCTGATGCTTTGCGTTCTTTCTCCATTCGCTCTTTGGTAGCTACCAAATTGAACGATGAAAACAAAAAGCTGCTCAATGATATAGTCAGCGATGAAGAATCCAACTTCTTGAGCACGAAATTCATATTCTAA
- a CDS encoding bifunctional SulP family inorganic anion transporter/carbonic anhydrase: MKKTSTIKQFFSELTHSDHHRPLFYKPGKDIPSGIVVFLVALPLCLGIALASGAPLITGLISGIIGGLVIGAISGSGTSVSGPAASLSAVVLVMIQQLGSFDVFLTALVIAGVFQFLIGILKAGVIAEYMPTSIIKGLLSAIGIILIISQLPYALGVEMKTRLSDYSQNMVDDAPERITTILESFAPGAIILSLISLGFLIFWDKTFLKKFKLLPPSLFVVILCVILNQLFKWIIPSLYLEGQHLVHIPKTEGLSSILTFPDFSVISDPNIWVSGFTIAIIASIATLINLEATDNLDPHKRRSPPNRELVAQGVGNTIAGLIGGIPITSVIVRSSVNIASGSETKLSTLVHGALLLVSVLFFSGVINLIPLASLAAILLVVGYKLASIALFKQMYRKGWSQFIPYIVTTVAIIFTDVLLGVLIGSAFSIFFLLRSNYFNPFNIKFTPSPQGEIAHLELSNEVSFLNKAAIKRFLYKLPEKSKMVIDASFSTYVEPDIIEMLRDFQNTYAKENNINLKIIGLKSSYEHDKNLNLEKREIEADKKLNTPQDILDYFKDGNTRYVNGELVSKRFRNKDLMDFFESPPLSAVINCIDMREPLNILLDTEIGDLIPMRAAGNLVGESIIHSAEVACRYQGCKLILIMGNSNNAFIKEALEHHHNGKENSYLNRLIEPALSDVKIKQMAQELSTKELADQIIKWNLNESCNRLLNENEYIKSQVLQGKIGICTAFFDRDTGEITFSPLMNTSKVLKEQI; encoded by the coding sequence TTGAAAAAGACATCAACCATAAAACAATTTTTTAGCGAACTAACACATAGTGACCATCACAGACCGTTATTTTATAAACCTGGAAAGGATATTCCATCAGGTATTGTAGTTTTTTTGGTGGCACTTCCTTTGTGTTTAGGAATTGCTTTGGCCAGTGGGGCCCCTTTAATTACCGGATTAATTTCAGGAATAATTGGAGGGCTGGTCATAGGAGCCATCAGTGGTTCAGGAACCAGTGTAAGTGGGCCTGCTGCAAGTTTATCTGCAGTGGTCCTTGTTATGATCCAACAATTAGGAAGTTTTGATGTCTTTTTAACTGCCTTAGTTATTGCTGGGGTATTCCAATTTCTTATAGGAATCCTAAAAGCAGGGGTCATTGCAGAATATATGCCCACCAGCATTATTAAAGGTTTGCTTTCGGCTATCGGGATTATTTTGATCATTTCCCAGTTGCCTTATGCTTTGGGTGTGGAAATGAAAACAAGGCTATCCGACTATTCTCAAAATATGGTTGATGATGCACCAGAAAGAATTACTACCATTTTAGAATCTTTTGCTCCTGGAGCCATTATCCTTTCTTTGATTTCCTTAGGCTTTCTAATCTTTTGGGACAAGACATTTCTAAAAAAGTTTAAACTCCTTCCTCCATCACTATTTGTAGTAATTTTATGTGTTATCCTTAATCAACTTTTTAAATGGATAATTCCAAGCCTTTATTTGGAAGGCCAACATTTGGTCCACATCCCAAAAACTGAAGGGTTGTCTTCCATATTGACTTTTCCTGATTTTTCTGTCATTTCCGATCCTAATATATGGGTTTCTGGGTTTACCATAGCAATTATTGCTTCTATTGCCACCCTGATCAATCTGGAAGCAACGGATAATTTGGACCCTCACAAAAGAAGGAGTCCACCCAACAGGGAACTGGTTGCCCAAGGGGTAGGAAATACCATAGCGGGCCTAATCGGGGGGATCCCCATTACTTCGGTAATTGTTAGAAGTTCCGTAAATATAGCTTCGGGGTCAGAGACTAAATTATCTACGCTGGTCCATGGAGCCTTGTTATTGGTCAGTGTATTGTTTTTCAGTGGGGTAATCAATTTAATCCCACTAGCCTCCCTTGCTGCCATTCTATTGGTAGTGGGATATAAATTGGCATCAATAGCCTTATTTAAACAAATGTACCGGAAGGGCTGGTCCCAGTTTATTCCCTACATTGTCACAACAGTTGCCATTATTTTTACGGACGTTTTATTAGGGGTATTGATAGGTTCCGCATTCAGTATTTTCTTTTTGCTTAGGAGTAACTACTTCAATCCATTCAATATTAAGTTTACTCCCTCTCCGCAAGGAGAAATCGCGCATTTGGAATTATCCAATGAAGTTTCATTTCTGAATAAAGCAGCCATCAAGAGGTTTTTATACAAACTTCCCGAGAAATCCAAGATGGTAATTGATGCCTCATTTTCAACCTATGTTGAGCCAGATATTATTGAAATGCTTAGGGATTTTCAAAATACCTACGCCAAGGAAAATAATATCAACCTAAAAATTATTGGCCTCAAAAGCAGTTATGAACATGATAAAAATCTAAACTTGGAAAAAAGGGAAATAGAAGCCGATAAAAAGCTAAATACCCCTCAGGATATTTTGGATTATTTTAAAGATGGAAATACCCGCTATGTCAATGGGGAATTGGTTTCCAAAAGGTTTAGAAATAAAGACCTAATGGATTTTTTCGAATCGCCACCGCTTTCCGCAGTCATCAATTGTATAGACATGAGGGAACCCTTGAATATTTTGTTGGATACAGAAATTGGTGACCTTATTCCTATGCGTGCAGCTGGAAATTTGGTGGGGGAAAGTATCATTCACAGTGCGGAAGTTGCCTGTAGGTACCAAGGTTGTAAACTTATCTTAATAATGGGAAATTCCAACAACGCTTTTATTAAAGAAGCCTTGGAACATCACCATAATGGAAAAGAGAATTCTTATTTGAACCGCTTGATTGAGCCTGCGCTAAGCGATGTAAAAATAAAACAAATGGCTCAGGAATTATCCACAAAGGAACTGGCCGATCAAATAATTAAATGGAATTTAAACGAATCCTGTAACAGGTTATTAAATGAAAATGAATACATCAAAAGCCAAGTTTTACAAGGAAAGATTGGGATATGCACCGCATTTTTTGACCGGGATACCGGGGAAATTACCTTTTCCCCTTTAATGAACACATCCAAAGTTTTAAAGGAGCAGATATAG
- a CDS encoding glycosyltransferase domain-containing protein: MNNKLIYSIVTNNYDTVKPAIKHPDFDFWLFTDNEDLKVPGWETKPLPKAENPIRQQRGIKINSCLHTADYKVTIYMDANIEIIKDPAEFLAKHYKGGFLTTKHPKRFSVQEESEEILRKNKDLPSSISKTLGYAEEIGFKDEQGLFETMIIVRDKSTEVAKLEKQWSHILENYSHRDQLSLPIASFLTGVKIDVIPRTETFKYMKRTRGHNISWKFRKNGHQKKFQISNIWHQLKLKLGV, encoded by the coding sequence ATGAATAATAAATTAATCTATTCCATTGTTACGAATAATTATGATACTGTAAAACCGGCAATAAAACACCCTGATTTTGATTTTTGGCTTTTTACGGACAATGAAGATTTAAAAGTACCTGGTTGGGAAACCAAGCCCTTACCAAAAGCTGAAAATCCCATTCGACAGCAAAGAGGAATCAAAATCAATAGTTGTTTGCATACAGCAGATTATAAGGTAACAATTTACATGGATGCCAATATTGAAATCATCAAAGATCCTGCAGAATTTTTAGCAAAACATTATAAGGGAGGTTTTTTGACCACAAAGCATCCAAAACGTTTTTCAGTCCAGGAAGAAAGCGAAGAAATACTCAGAAAGAATAAAGATTTGCCATCATCCATTAGCAAAACTTTGGGTTACGCAGAAGAAATTGGGTTTAAAGATGAACAGGGACTGTTTGAAACCATGATTATCGTCAGGGATAAATCCACCGAAGTAGCAAAGCTCGAAAAACAATGGAGCCATATTTTGGAAAACTATTCACACCGGGATCAGCTTTCATTGCCGATAGCCAGTTTTTTGACCGGCGTCAAAATAGATGTAATCCCCAGGACAGAAACTTTTAAATATATGAAGCGAACCCGTGGCCATAACATTTCCTGGAAGTTCCGCAAAAACGGGCATCAGAAGAAATTTCAAATCTCCAATATCTGGCATCAGTTGAAGCTGAAACTAGGGGTATAA